In the genome of Streptomyces sp. NBC_00190, one region contains:
- a CDS encoding NAD(P)-dependent malic enzyme gives MAAEIFNPRSDSVTDNNPDAVFALHRGGKMAIQATVPVNDKDDLSLAYTPGVAKVCTAIAEQPELVNEYTWKSNVVAVVTDGTAVLGLGDIGPEASLPVMEGKAILFKQFGGVDAVPIALATKDTDEIIETVIRLAPSFGGVNLEDISAPRCFEIERRLQEALDIPIFHDDQHGTAIVTLAALRNAAKLTGRTLGDLRAVISGAGAAGIAIAKILVDAGIGDVCVTDRKGVVSADRSDLTDVKAEIAGLTNRTGQTGSLEQALAGADVFIGVSGGTVPEEAVASMAKDAFVFAMANPNPEVHPDVAHKYAAVVATGRSDFPNQINNVLAFPGIFAGALKVRATRITEGMKIAAADAIAGVVGDELSADYVIPSPFDERVAEAVASAVAAAAKADGVARLV, from the coding sequence GTGGCAGCGGAGATCTTCAACCCTCGCAGTGACAGCGTGACGGACAACAACCCGGACGCGGTGTTCGCGCTGCACCGGGGCGGCAAGATGGCCATCCAGGCCACGGTGCCGGTCAACGACAAGGACGACCTTTCCCTCGCGTACACCCCCGGCGTGGCGAAGGTGTGCACCGCCATCGCCGAGCAGCCGGAGCTGGTGAACGAGTACACCTGGAAGTCCAACGTGGTCGCCGTCGTCACCGACGGCACGGCCGTGCTCGGACTCGGTGACATCGGTCCCGAGGCCTCCCTCCCCGTGATGGAGGGCAAGGCGATTCTGTTCAAGCAGTTCGGCGGCGTGGACGCGGTCCCGATCGCGCTCGCGACCAAGGACACGGACGAGATCATCGAGACGGTCATCCGTCTCGCGCCGTCCTTCGGCGGGGTGAACCTGGAGGACATCTCCGCACCCCGCTGCTTCGAGATCGAGCGCCGCCTGCAGGAGGCGCTGGACATCCCGATCTTCCACGACGACCAGCACGGCACGGCCATCGTGACGCTGGCCGCGCTGCGCAACGCCGCGAAGCTCACCGGGCGCACGCTCGGCGACCTGCGCGCCGTGATCTCCGGCGCGGGCGCCGCGGGCATCGCCATCGCCAAGATCCTGGTCGACGCGGGCATCGGCGACGTCTGCGTGACGGACCGCAAGGGCGTCGTGTCCGCCGACCGCTCCGACCTGACGGACGTCAAGGCGGAGATCGCGGGCCTGACCAACCGGACGGGCCAGACCGGCTCGCTGGAGCAGGCCCTCGCGGGGGCCGACGTCTTCATCGGCGTCTCCGGCGGTACGGTCCCCGAGGAGGCGGTGGCCTCGATGGCGAAGGACGCGTTCGTCTTCGCCATGGCCAACCCGAACCCGGAGGTCCACCCGGACGTCGCGCACAAGTACGCGGCGGTCGTGGCCACGGGCCGTTCGGACTTCCCGAACCAGATCAACAACGTGCTGGCGTTCCCGGGCATCTTCGCGGGCGCCCTCAAGGTGCGCGCCACCCGGATCACCGAGGGCATGAAGATCGCCGCCGCTGACGCCATCGCCGGTGTCGTGGGTGACGAGCTCTCCGCCGACTACGTGATCCCGTCGCCGTTCGACGAGCGCGTGGCCGAGGCCGTCGCGTCGGCCGTCGCCGC
- a CDS encoding ABC transporter substrate-binding protein: MTASITRRTTAARSRIAAVGAIAVAGALVLTGCGDQTDKASTAPSGQANSSAPLFSKLPKKIQDAGVIKVGTDATYAPMEFTEGGKIVGVDPDVAAALAKQLGVQFKFESGTFDTLIGSMQTGRSDLVMSSLTDTKARQEGLDDKGAKTGAGVDFVDYFSASTGILVKKGNPEGIKTLDDLCGKKVAVQRGTTYEQSAKDQSEKCKAAGKGEVAIESFPTDAEAQTRVKAGGAVADLNDSPVAAYIAQTAGGGNDFEAVANPTDAGLFGIAVDKKNTELRDALKEALDAVIKDGTYKAALDKWNAGSGAVTEAKTNAGS, from the coding sequence ATGACCGCAAGCATCACCCGTCGTACGACCGCCGCCCGGTCCCGGATCGCCGCGGTCGGCGCGATCGCGGTTGCCGGCGCCCTGGTCCTCACCGGTTGTGGCGACCAGACCGACAAGGCCTCCACGGCCCCGTCGGGCCAGGCGAACAGCAGCGCGCCGCTCTTCTCGAAGCTTCCGAAGAAGATCCAGGACGCGGGTGTCATCAAGGTCGGTACGGACGCGACCTACGCGCCGATGGAGTTCACCGAGGGCGGCAAGATCGTCGGTGTCGACCCCGACGTGGCGGCGGCCCTGGCCAAGCAGCTCGGTGTCCAGTTCAAGTTCGAGTCCGGGACCTTCGACACCCTGATCGGCAGCATGCAGACGGGCCGCAGCGACCTGGTCATGTCCTCGCTCACCGACACCAAGGCCCGTCAGGAGGGCCTGGACGACAAGGGCGCCAAGACCGGTGCCGGTGTCGACTTCGTCGACTACTTCTCCGCCTCGACCGGCATCCTGGTCAAGAAGGGCAACCCGGAGGGCATCAAGACCCTCGACGACCTGTGCGGCAAGAAGGTCGCCGTCCAGCGCGGCACGACGTACGAGCAGTCCGCCAAGGACCAGTCCGAGAAGTGCAAGGCGGCCGGCAAGGGCGAGGTCGCCATCGAGTCCTTCCCGACCGACGCCGAGGCCCAGACCCGTGTGAAGGCCGGCGGCGCCGTCGCCGACCTGAACGACTCCCCGGTCGCCGCGTACATCGCGCAGACCGCGGGCGGCGGCAACGACTTCGAGGCCGTTGCCAACCCGACCGACGCCGGCCTCTTCGGCATCGCAGTGGACAAGAAGAACACCGAGCTGCGCGACGCGCTCAAGGAAGCCCTCGACGCGGTCATCAAGGACGGCACGTACAAGGCCGCCCTGGACAAGTGGAACGCGGGCTCCGGCGCCGTGACCGAGGCCAAGACCAACGCAGGCTCCTGA
- a CDS encoding amino acid ABC transporter permease, giving the protein MTDKLDKVPDPADTPPAGTAHPEAIRAIPVRHYGRWISGVVVIGLVVALAFAFSQGNVRWATVPEKLFDPTILRGVVNTVWISITSMALGLVLGVLFAVMRLSKNPVTSTIAWFYIWLFRGTPVYVQLLIWFNLALIFPILNLGFYKDEMTQVMTPFLAALLGLGLNEGAYMAEIVRAGIQSVDEGQTEASHALGMTRMQTMRRVVLPQAMRVIVPPSGNEFINMLKTSSLVVAVQYFDLLRAAQDIASTSFAVMEMFFVASIWYLALTSVFSVGQYYLERRYARGALRSLPPTPFQKVKAKLSSFSNRKAVA; this is encoded by the coding sequence GTGACTGACAAGCTCGACAAGGTCCCGGACCCGGCGGACACCCCGCCGGCCGGTACCGCCCACCCCGAGGCGATCCGCGCCATCCCGGTCCGCCACTACGGCCGCTGGATCAGCGGCGTGGTCGTCATCGGCCTGGTCGTGGCCCTGGCGTTCGCCTTCTCGCAGGGCAACGTGCGCTGGGCCACCGTGCCGGAGAAGCTGTTCGACCCGACCATCCTCCGCGGTGTGGTCAACACGGTCTGGATCAGCATCACGTCCATGGCCCTGGGCCTGGTGCTCGGCGTCCTCTTCGCCGTCATGCGCCTCTCGAAGAACCCGGTGACCAGCACCATCGCCTGGTTCTACATCTGGCTGTTCCGCGGCACCCCGGTGTACGTGCAGCTCCTCATCTGGTTCAACCTCGCCCTGATCTTCCCGATCCTGAACCTCGGGTTCTACAAGGACGAGATGACCCAGGTCATGACGCCGTTCCTGGCCGCCCTGCTGGGCCTCGGCCTCAACGAGGGCGCGTACATGGCGGAGATCGTCCGCGCCGGCATCCAGTCGGTCGACGAGGGCCAGACCGAGGCCTCGCACGCACTCGGCATGACCCGCATGCAGACCATGCGCCGGGTCGTGCTGCCGCAGGCCATGCGCGTGATCGTGCCGCCGTCGGGCAACGAGTTCATCAACATGCTCAAGACCTCGTCGCTCGTCGTGGCCGTGCAGTACTTCGACCTGCTGCGCGCGGCCCAGGACATCGCGTCCACCTCGTTCGCGGTGATGGAGATGTTCTTCGTCGCGTCGATCTGGTACCTCGCCCTGACCAGCGTGTTCAGCGTCGGCCAGTACTACCTGGAGCGCCGCTACGCCCGTGGTGCGCTCCGCTCCCTGCCGCCCACGCCGTTCCAGAAGGTCAAGGCGAAACTGTCCAGCTTCTCGAACCGCAAGGCGGTGGCCTGA
- a CDS encoding amino acid ABC transporter ATP-binding protein → MTTAMVKAEGVHKSYGAAHILKGIDLEVAPREVFCLVGPSGSGKSTFLRCINHLEQVNAGRLYVDGELVGYRQKGDKLYELKDSEVAAQRRDIGMVFQRFNLFPHMTAIENVMEAPVMVKGESKAVARERAVRLLDRVGLGDKGGNYPTQLSGGQQQRVAIARALAMEPKLMLFDEPTSALDPELVGDVLDVMRDLAESGMTMIVVTHEMGFAREVGDNLVFMDGGVVVESGHPREVLGNPQHDRTKAFLSKVL, encoded by the coding sequence ATGACGACTGCCATGGTGAAGGCCGAGGGCGTCCACAAGTCCTACGGTGCGGCGCACATCCTCAAGGGCATCGACCTGGAGGTCGCCCCGCGTGAGGTCTTCTGTCTGGTCGGCCCGTCCGGCTCCGGCAAGTCGACCTTCCTGCGGTGCATCAACCACCTGGAGCAGGTCAACGCCGGACGGCTGTACGTCGACGGGGAGCTCGTCGGATACCGCCAGAAGGGCGACAAGCTCTACGAGCTGAAGGACAGCGAGGTCGCGGCCCAGCGCCGGGACATCGGCATGGTCTTCCAGCGCTTCAACCTCTTCCCGCACATGACGGCCATAGAGAACGTCATGGAAGCCCCGGTCATGGTCAAGGGCGAGTCCAAGGCGGTGGCGCGCGAGCGTGCCGTACGCCTCCTGGACCGCGTCGGCCTCGGCGACAAGGGCGGGAACTACCCCACCCAGCTCTCCGGCGGCCAGCAGCAGCGCGTGGCGATCGCCCGCGCGCTCGCCATGGAGCCGAAGCTGATGCTCTTCGACGAGCCCACCTCGGCGCTCGACCCGGAGCTGGTGGGTGACGTCCTCGACGTCATGCGGGACCTGGCCGAGTCGGGCATGACCATGATCGTGGTCACGCATGAGATGGGCTTCGCCCGCGAGGTCGGCGACAACCTCGTCTTCATGGACGGCGGCGTGGTCGTCGAGTCGGGTCACCCCCGCGAGGTGCTGGGCAACCCCCAGCACGACCGGACGAAGGCGTTCCTGTCCAAGGTGCTGTAG
- a CDS encoding class I SAM-dependent methyltransferase — MEGFVMADTAETGTGRRAWQAWQDSWDRQQEWYMPDREERFRVMLDMVEALVGPAPRVLDLACGTGSITDRVLKRFPEATSTGVDLDPALLTIAEGYFAGDRRVTFVTADLKDPDWRAALPRATYDAVLTATALHWLPSKELAVLYGQLAPLVRPGGVFMNADHMPDPATPRIGAAERAHRHAGMDRAKAAGAVDWREWWALAAADPALAEPVKRRFEIYGEHADGDTPTEAWHAGTLLDAGFAEARTVWRSPSDALVLGLK; from the coding sequence ATGGAGGGGTTCGTGATGGCGGATACGGCGGAAACCGGCACCGGTCGGCGGGCGTGGCAGGCATGGCAGGACAGCTGGGACCGGCAGCAGGAGTGGTACATGCCCGACCGCGAGGAGCGGTTCCGGGTGATGCTCGACATGGTCGAGGCCCTGGTCGGCCCCGCCCCCCGGGTCCTGGACCTCGCGTGCGGTACGGGAAGTATCACGGACCGCGTCCTCAAGAGGTTCCCGGAGGCCACCAGTACGGGCGTCGACCTCGACCCGGCGCTGCTGACCATCGCCGAGGGCTACTTCGCCGGGGACCGGCGGGTCACCTTCGTGACCGCCGACCTCAAGGACCCCGACTGGCGCGCGGCCCTGCCCCGCGCCACGTACGACGCGGTCCTGACGGCCACGGCCCTGCACTGGCTGCCGAGCAAGGAGCTCGCCGTCCTGTACGGGCAGCTGGCACCCCTGGTCAGGCCGGGCGGGGTGTTCATGAACGCCGACCACATGCCCGACCCGGCCACCCCCCGCATCGGCGCCGCCGAGCGCGCCCACCGGCACGCCGGCATGGACCGGGCCAAGGCGGCCGGGGCCGTGGACTGGCGCGAGTGGTGGGCCCTGGCGGCCGCGGACCCGGCGCTGGCCGAGCCGGTGAAGCGGCGCTTCGAGATCTACGGGGAGCACGCCGACGGCGACACCCCCACCGAGGCCTGGCACGCCGGCACCCTCCTGGACGCCGGGTTCGCCGAGGCCCGTACGGTCTGGCGCTCCCCCTCGGACGCGCTGGTCCTAGGTCTCAAGTAG
- a CDS encoding CGNR zinc finger domain-containing protein: MELAHYSDFAVSLVNTEEPARNKDSLTSVDAVRALFGASLQMARRVTDTDVTRFRNVRGRLRAVFEAADSGDHVLAVDLLNSLLMEFPVSPQVSGHETIGEDGRPDWHIHLAEHPSNASAGYAAMAAMGLAFHVTEHGPDRLGLCQAAPCRNAYLDTSTNRSRRYCSDRCATRANVAAYRARKRLEAEESARSGRTAETAQESRALSER, encoded by the coding sequence GTGGAACTGGCCCATTACTCGGACTTCGCCGTGAGCCTGGTCAACACCGAGGAGCCGGCCCGCAACAAGGACTCGTTGACCTCGGTGGACGCCGTCCGCGCCCTCTTCGGCGCAAGCCTGCAGATGGCCCGCCGGGTCACCGACACCGACGTCACCCGCTTCCGCAACGTCCGCGGCCGGCTGCGCGCCGTCTTCGAGGCCGCCGACAGCGGGGACCACGTCCTCGCGGTCGACCTGCTGAACTCGCTGCTCATGGAGTTCCCCGTCAGCCCCCAGGTCTCCGGCCACGAGACGATCGGCGAGGACGGCCGCCCCGACTGGCACATCCACCTCGCCGAGCACCCCTCGAACGCCTCCGCGGGATACGCCGCCATGGCGGCGATGGGCCTGGCCTTCCACGTCACCGAGCACGGCCCCGACCGCCTCGGCCTGTGCCAGGCAGCGCCCTGCCGCAACGCCTACCTCGACACCTCCACCAACCGCTCCCGGCGCTACTGCTCCGACCGCTGCGCCACCCGGGCCAACGTGGCCGCCTACCGTGCCCGCAAGCGGCTGGAGGCCGAGGAGTCCGCCCGCAGCGGACGCACCGCCGAGACCGCCCAGGAGAGCCGGGCCCTGAGCGAGCGCTGA
- the sodX gene encoding nickel-type superoxide dismutase maturation protease, with protein sequence MVESGHPRGRFGLVDVSGPSMVPTLVHGDQVLVRYGAAVRPGDVVVLRHPFQQDLLVIKRAVERRPGGCWWVLGDNPYNETGDSTVYGPVPDELVLATAVLRIRPRGEDQRSLRARLSWAVSAVRPLRADSSASSRLRAR encoded by the coding sequence ATGGTGGAGAGCGGGCACCCGCGGGGGCGCTTCGGACTGGTCGACGTGAGCGGGCCGTCGATGGTGCCGACGCTGGTCCACGGGGACCAGGTGCTGGTCCGGTACGGAGCGGCGGTCCGTCCGGGTGACGTGGTGGTGCTGCGCCACCCGTTCCAGCAGGACCTGCTGGTCATCAAGCGGGCGGTGGAGCGGCGGCCGGGCGGCTGCTGGTGGGTGCTCGGCGACAACCCGTACAACGAGACCGGCGACAGCACCGTCTACGGGCCGGTGCCCGACGAACTGGTGCTGGCGACGGCGGTCCTGCGCATCCGGCCGCGCGGGGAGGATCAGCGCTCGCTCAGGGCCCGGCTCTCCTGGGCGGTCTCGGCGGTGCGTCCGCTGCGGGCGGACTCCTCGGCCTCCAGCCGCTTGCGGGCACGGTAG
- the sodN gene encoding superoxide dismutase, Ni, with amino-acid sequence MLSRLFAPKAKVSAHCDLPCGVYDPAQARIEAESVKAVQEKYQANDDADFRARAITIKEQRAELAKHHVSVLWSDYFKPPHFEKYPQLHTLVNDTLKALSAAKASNDPATGAKALELIAEIDRIFWETKAA; translated from the coding sequence ATGCTTTCCCGCCTCTTCGCCCCCAAGGCGAAGGTCTCCGCCCACTGCGATCTTCCGTGCGGCGTGTACGACCCTGCCCAGGCCCGCATCGAGGCCGAGTCCGTCAAGGCCGTGCAGGAGAAGTACCAGGCCAACGACGACGCCGACTTCCGCGCGCGCGCCATCACCATCAAGGAGCAGCGCGCCGAGCTCGCCAAGCACCACGTCTCGGTGCTGTGGAGCGACTACTTCAAGCCGCCGCACTTCGAGAAGTACCCGCAGCTGCACACGCTGGTCAACGACACCCTGAAGGCCCTCTCGGCCGCCAAGGCGTCGAACGACCCGGCCACCGGCGCGAAGGCCCTTGAGCTCATCGCCGAGATCGACCGCATCTTCTGGGAGACCAAGGCCGCCTGA
- a CDS encoding DUF6104 family protein, with the protein MYFTDRGIEELEKRRGEEEVTFEWLAEQLRTFVDLNPDFEVPVERLATWLARLDDEDDDTED; encoded by the coding sequence TTGTACTTCACCGATCGCGGCATCGAGGAGCTGGAGAAGCGGCGCGGCGAGGAGGAGGTCACCTTCGAGTGGCTCGCCGAGCAGCTTCGTACGTTCGTCGACCTGAATCCCGACTTCGAGGTCCCGGTGGAACGCCTGGCCACCTGGCTGGCCCGCCTGGACGACGAGGACGACGACACGGAGGACTGA
- a CDS encoding VMAP-C domain-containing protein: MTEGRTARSARAFELLEPLVQAATVRVHAPAGGYGSPVTGPTWGSGFFIAPGWVLTCAHVVGEGGAAVRLTGREVGITFSSGGNGSTGTVTGRVECVLPERLEERRPGPRTMWDLPDLALIRVLAPVSHACVWLTDRSRPRFEEVAYFGCTEDLGTPEITGRTTRLRGTAGNGAAIRLGDDDEIEPGMSGGPVVDLARGEVVGVVKARRHTGAGGLAVSVAQLRTLPMPARGQTGLYRRVMQAHDLHHYDQHLSDLNSRRTWTDVHDELPAEDGDPYAGRGRLTPGERTTLCGLLAELPPPGSSEVVRALVEAARGEEPDPHPLAPLSWRDGLGLLHDPPGGAGEAAAMLRYATDVSVADYREPPTPGADEELWDWVRATAERLWRPLRRELGERHERGLAERELRRRASAGRAVRGPARPAGGLPTGASALLQLWAHGWEDVYDWKVSVLAGPAHPGRVRAVDSGVRATLRELPEVLRAPLAEAFRASDTHEAAAVLEVAVEPELFGVPVDAWVLVGGVPLGVQRPVVFRYPEGSGAPAAAARWARVQAGPLLDERADCVRGRARSPAPGWLAALPDNTVPVHCRAAALEPTLGALHAVRDAGYGMAVGRRPPADPGVSCAPFHRGLREELAEAGRAEVLPLRLQALRGRAYGADPDAYWAAGATLVWDDPARALPEDEPLQGDL; the protein is encoded by the coding sequence ATGACGGAAGGGCGCACGGCCCGCTCCGCGCGCGCCTTCGAGCTTCTGGAGCCCCTCGTACAGGCCGCGACCGTACGCGTCCACGCCCCGGCGGGCGGGTATGGATCCCCTGTGACCGGCCCCACCTGGGGGAGCGGCTTCTTCATCGCCCCCGGCTGGGTCCTGACGTGCGCGCACGTCGTCGGCGAAGGGGGTGCTGCGGTGCGTCTGACGGGGCGCGAGGTCGGCATCACCTTCTCCTCCGGGGGCAACGGTTCCACCGGGACCGTCACCGGGCGGGTGGAGTGCGTACTGCCCGAGCGGCTGGAGGAGCGGCGCCCCGGCCCGCGGACCATGTGGGACCTGCCCGACCTGGCGCTGATCCGGGTCCTGGCCCCCGTCTCGCACGCCTGCGTCTGGCTGACCGACCGCTCCCGGCCGCGCTTCGAGGAGGTCGCGTACTTCGGCTGCACCGAGGACCTCGGCACGCCCGAGATCACGGGCCGCACCACCCGGCTCCGCGGCACCGCGGGCAACGGCGCGGCCATCCGGCTCGGCGACGACGACGAGATCGAACCCGGCATGTCCGGGGGCCCCGTGGTGGACCTGGCCCGCGGCGAGGTCGTCGGCGTGGTCAAGGCCCGCCGGCACACCGGGGCCGGCGGACTCGCCGTCTCGGTCGCGCAGCTGCGCACGCTGCCGATGCCCGCACGCGGCCAGACGGGGCTCTACCGGCGGGTCATGCAGGCCCACGACCTGCACCACTACGACCAGCACCTCAGCGACCTCAACAGCCGGCGGACCTGGACGGACGTGCACGACGAACTCCCGGCCGAGGACGGGGACCCGTACGCCGGGCGCGGCCGCCTCACCCCCGGCGAGCGCACCACCCTGTGCGGGCTGCTGGCCGAACTGCCCCCGCCGGGCTCCTCCGAGGTCGTACGGGCCCTGGTGGAGGCGGCGCGCGGGGAGGAGCCGGACCCGCACCCGCTCGCCCCGCTGAGCTGGCGCGACGGGCTGGGGCTGCTGCACGACCCGCCGGGCGGGGCAGGGGAGGCGGCGGCCATGCTGCGGTACGCGACGGACGTGAGCGTGGCCGACTACCGCGAGCCGCCCACACCGGGCGCCGACGAGGAACTGTGGGACTGGGTACGGGCCACCGCCGAGCGGCTGTGGCGGCCGCTGCGCAGGGAGCTCGGCGAGCGCCACGAACGGGGCCTGGCCGAGCGCGAGCTGCGCCGGCGGGCCTCGGCCGGGCGTGCCGTACGGGGTCCCGCCCGCCCGGCCGGCGGGCTGCCGACCGGGGCCTCGGCCCTGCTGCAGCTGTGGGCGCACGGCTGGGAGGACGTCTACGACTGGAAGGTCTCGGTGCTGGCGGGCCCGGCCCACCCCGGGCGGGTGCGGGCGGTGGATTCGGGCGTACGGGCCACCCTGCGGGAGCTGCCCGAGGTGTTACGGGCCCCGCTCGCCGAGGCCTTCCGGGCCTCCGACACCCACGAGGCGGCGGCCGTGCTCGAAGTGGCCGTCGAACCGGAGCTGTTCGGGGTGCCCGTGGACGCATGGGTGCTGGTGGGCGGCGTACCGCTGGGGGTGCAGCGGCCGGTGGTGTTCCGCTACCCGGAGGGAAGCGGCGCGCCCGCCGCGGCCGCCCGGTGGGCCCGGGTGCAGGCGGGGCCGCTGCTCGACGAACGGGCCGACTGCGTACGGGGGCGTGCGCGCAGCCCCGCGCCGGGCTGGCTGGCCGCGCTCCCGGACAACACCGTGCCGGTGCACTGCCGGGCGGCGGCGCTGGAGCCCACGCTCGGGGCGCTGCACGCGGTGCGGGACGCCGGGTACGGGATGGCGGTGGGCCGCCGGCCCCCGGCGGATCCGGGGGTGTCGTGCGCCCCCTTCCACCGCGGGCTGCGGGAGGAACTGGCCGAAGCGGGCCGGGCGGAGGTGCTGCCGCTGCGGTTGCAGGCGCTGCGGGGGCGGGCGTACGGGGCCGACCCGGACGCCTACTGGGCGGCGGGGGCGACGCTCGTATGGGACGACCCCGCGCGCGCCCTGCCCGAGGACGAGCCGCTCCAGGGGGACCTGTGA
- a CDS encoding AAA family ATPase, with product MNDEWLIYRGVGEPHDGIEALPDPPPWRDFDGGPVDEEGAAAGAGTADGNIARRLGAHRQAAELHRPEPEELEAINAALYLRRPLLVTGFPGTGKSTLAHAVAHELKLGRVLRWPVVSRTVLQDGLYRYDALARLQDVQIAASGGAVGGGQGGAPGAGRPPGIGKYIRLGPLGTALLPAERPRVLLIDELDKSDIDLPNDLLNVLEEGEFALPELERVADTEPEVQVLTDDGAKVTVRGGGVRCRAFPFIILTSNGERDFPAALLRRCIQLKLGQPGEKRLATMVRAHLGEEAAQLGADLIREFLSRSQSELVAADQLLNAVYLTHYAAPPTREDLADLLIQRLDRPR from the coding sequence ATGAACGACGAATGGCTCATATACCGAGGTGTCGGCGAACCCCACGACGGGATCGAGGCCCTGCCCGATCCGCCGCCGTGGCGGGACTTCGACGGCGGGCCCGTGGACGAGGAGGGCGCGGCGGCCGGGGCCGGCACGGCCGACGGCAACATCGCCCGGCGGCTCGGCGCGCACCGGCAGGCCGCCGAGCTGCACCGGCCCGAGCCCGAGGAGCTGGAGGCCATCAACGCCGCGCTGTACCTGCGGCGGCCGCTGCTGGTCACGGGCTTTCCCGGAACGGGCAAGTCCACCCTCGCGCACGCCGTGGCCCACGAGTTGAAGCTGGGCCGGGTGCTGCGCTGGCCGGTGGTGTCGCGGACCGTGCTCCAGGACGGCCTGTACCGCTACGACGCCCTCGCCCGGCTCCAGGACGTGCAGATCGCCGCGAGCGGCGGAGCCGTGGGCGGGGGGCAGGGCGGGGCGCCCGGTGCCGGCCGGCCTCCGGGCATCGGGAAGTACATCCGGCTCGGGCCGCTGGGCACCGCCCTGCTGCCCGCCGAGCGGCCCCGGGTGCTGCTCATCGACGAGCTCGACAAGAGCGACATCGACCTGCCCAACGACCTGCTGAACGTCCTGGAGGAAGGGGAGTTCGCCCTTCCGGAGCTGGAGCGGGTCGCCGACACCGAGCCCGAGGTGCAGGTGCTCACCGACGACGGGGCGAAGGTGACCGTCCGGGGCGGCGGGGTGCGCTGCCGGGCCTTCCCCTTCATCATCCTGACCAGCAACGGGGAACGGGACTTCCCCGCCGCCCTGCTGCGGCGCTGCATCCAGCTCAAGCTCGGGCAGCCCGGTGAGAAGCGGCTCGCGACCATGGTCCGCGCCCACCTCGGGGAAGAGGCCGCCCAGCTCGGGGCCGACCTAATCCGGGAGTTCCTCAGCCGCTCGCAGTCCGAGCTGGTCGCCGCCGACCAGCTGCTCAACGCCGTCTACCTGACCCACTACGCCGCCCCGCCCACCCGGGAGGACCTCGCGGACCTGCTCATCCAGCGACTCGACCGCCCGAGGTGA